The Vallitalea longa genome includes a region encoding these proteins:
- a CDS encoding ABC transporter permease produces the protein MLDLITSVLETTLRLLPPILLAGFGGLITQRIKLVNLGLEGFMLIGAFVAVVMSYFTGSALIALLVTCFICGLMGLLFAIFNIKYKADNIVVSVAINMFALGITKYFLNILFGVRGAFSSPKIIGFSTIDLPFLENIPILSAFAHQSIILYLSILILIVLQITLFKTKIGLRIRATGPNSMAVQTAGVNVFKLKCMVLTASGILCGIGGAYLSLGQLTMFTDNMTNGRGYVAMAASNFGNAMPVGTSLGALLFGFTDAVTMKAQLYGFPPQLIQILPYLVTVLTLIGVGVYKKRKSKRRLIANE, from the coding sequence ATGCTAGATTTAATTACTTCTGTTCTTGAAACAACATTAAGACTTCTACCCCCTATACTTCTAGCAGGTTTTGGTGGTCTTATTACTCAAAGAATAAAATTAGTTAACTTAGGTTTAGAAGGATTTATGCTTATAGGAGCTTTCGTTGCTGTTGTCATGAGTTATTTTACAGGATCAGCTCTGATTGCATTACTTGTCACATGTTTCATATGTGGATTGATGGGTCTATTATTTGCTATTTTCAACATAAAATATAAAGCTGATAACATTGTCGTATCGGTTGCTATTAACATGTTTGCATTAGGTATAACTAAATATTTTCTAAATATTCTATTTGGTGTTAGAGGAGCGTTTTCTTCTCCTAAAATAATAGGATTTTCAACAATTGATTTACCTTTTTTAGAAAATATTCCTATTTTATCAGCTTTCGCACATCAATCAATAATATTATATTTATCAATATTAATATTGATTGTGTTACAAATTACATTGTTCAAAACTAAAATTGGTTTACGAATAAGAGCTACAGGGCCTAATTCAATGGCTGTACAAACTGCTGGAGTCAATGTATTTAAATTAAAATGCATGGTATTGACTGCTAGTGGTATCCTATGTGGAATTGGCGGTGCTTACCTTTCATTAGGACAATTAACCATGTTTACAGATAATATGACTAATGGAAGAGGATACGTTGCTATGGCAGCATCTAATTTCGGTAATGCAATGCCTGTGGGAACATCACTAGGTGCATTATTATTTGGATTTACTGATGCAGTTACTATGAAAGCTCAATTATATGGCTTCCCACCACAGCTTATACAGATACTGCCTTATCTTGTAACAGTATTAACACTTATTGGCGTAGGAGTCTATAAGAAAAGGAAAAGTAAAAGGAGGCTTATAGCCAATGAGTAA
- a CDS encoding sulfatase family protein gives MSKPNILLITTDQQRYDTICAGGYDYMETPNLDRLAKEGCMFTNAYSPNPACIPARHNIVSGLPSKYHSFDDNYFDNSRQMPYDIPTFPELLSNHGYNTVAIGKMHFQPCRRHNGFNRMHIMEEIPEYIMDDDYAQYLRNQGLDYYSSMHGVRHLLYMLPQQSFIPTKHHGSTWVADKTIDVIKENNNKRPFMIWSSFIQPHPPFDVPNEWANIYNDKKLPEYYESITPISALAEENKHIADYPNDEYLERAKQLYYSSISFVDYNIGRILDYLEKTNQLDNTLIIFTSDHGEMLGDNGTFQKFLPYDGSCKIPFIARYKEGLKEGTIDNRFVDLNDLFPTFLDIAEIEYPANYKLPGESIFATNGIKDRDYQYVEHNKGNKRWVSLRNKQYKYNYYYGGGKEELFNLETDPKERINLLVNNNTDITEIKEYLRNKLIQYEKTWWEKGYIANDDFIKLDEYTPKIYRETNFPKHVKNLTDTDKSKLIGMNHEIKEAIKNEHIVDLKELDIATFKEFGRFTDTDIENLLSK, from the coding sequence ATGAGTAAACCTAATATTTTATTAATAACAACAGACCAACAGAGATATGATACCATATGTGCTGGTGGTTATGATTATATGGAAACCCCTAATTTAGACAGATTAGCCAAAGAGGGATGTATGTTCACCAATGCATACTCCCCTAACCCTGCATGTATACCAGCAAGACATAATATCGTATCAGGACTACCATCCAAATACCATAGTTTTGATGATAATTACTTTGATAACAGTAGACAAATGCCTTATGATATACCAACATTCCCTGAACTATTATCCAATCATGGTTATAATACAGTTGCTATCGGTAAAATGCATTTTCAACCTTGTAGAAGACATAATGGCTTCAATAGAATGCATATTATGGAGGAAATACCTGAATATATTATGGATGATGATTATGCTCAATATCTCAGAAATCAGGGATTAGATTATTACAGTAGCATGCATGGGGTTAGACATCTATTATACATGCTTCCCCAACAGTCGTTTATTCCTACAAAACATCATGGAAGTACATGGGTAGCAGATAAAACTATTGATGTAATAAAAGAAAATAATAATAAGAGACCTTTTATGATATGGAGCAGTTTTATACAACCTCATCCTCCATTTGATGTGCCTAATGAGTGGGCAAATATTTATAATGATAAAAAACTCCCTGAATACTATGAAAGCATTACCCCTATATCCGCCCTTGCTGAAGAGAACAAACATATAGCTGATTATCCTAATGATGAATATCTTGAAAGAGCTAAACAATTATATTACTCTTCAATATCCTTTGTCGACTATAATATAGGTAGAATCTTAGATTATCTAGAAAAAACTAATCAACTAGATAATACCTTAATCATATTTACTTCTGACCATGGAGAAATGTTAGGTGACAACGGAACTTTCCAAAAATTCTTACCTTATGATGGTTCTTGTAAAATACCATTTATAGCTAGATACAAAGAAGGTCTTAAGGAAGGAACCATAGACAATAGATTTGTTGACCTCAATGATTTATTTCCAACTTTTCTAGATATTGCTGAAATAGAATATCCAGCTAACTATAAATTACCTGGTGAAAGTATATTCGCAACTAACGGCATAAAAGATAGAGATTATCAATATGTAGAACATAACAAAGGCAATAAAAGATGGGTAAGCCTAAGAAATAAACAATACAAATATAATTATTATTATGGTGGCGGAAAAGAAGAATTGTTCAATCTTGAAACTGACCCAAAAGAAAGAATTAACTTACTGGTTAATAATAATACAGACATAACAGAAATAAAAGAATATCTAAGAAATAAATTAATCCAATATGAAAAAACTTGGTGGGAAAAAGGTTATATAGCTAATGATGATTTTATAAAATTAGACGAATATACACCAAAAATATATCGAGAAACTAATTTTCCCAAACATGTGAAAAATCTGACTGACACAGATAAATCAAAATTAATAGGTATGAATCATGAAATAAAAGAAGCCATCAAGAACGAGCATATTGTAGATCTAAAAGAATTAGATATTGCTACATTTAAGGAATTCGGTAGATTTACTGATACAGATATAGAAAATCTATTAAGTAAATAA
- the dnaB gene encoding replicative DNA helicase, with translation MVDAEIKGLPPYSLEAEQSVIGSMILDREAITTGMESLMPDDFYQPDLKVIFEAIIDLFNKNKAVDLVTLENKLKDDGVLDQIGGINHLSKLAMSVPTSAHIKNYAQIVKEKSVLRKLIKTSKEIIAESYDGKNKLEDTLNSAEEKIFNIMQDRRTEEFSSIKDLVVPTLNKIEMIHKNQGKVTGIPTGFIDLDYKTAGLQPSDLILIAARPSMGKTAIALNIAQHAAIKENAATAIFSLEMSKEQLVNRLLCSEAMVDAQKVRTGDLEDEDWAKIASGSSVLSSASIYIDDTPGITVSEMKAKCRKLKLEKGLDLILIDYLQLMSGNGRTESRQQEISEISRSLKALAREMEAPVVALSQLSRACESRADHRPMLSDLRESGAIEQDADVVMFLYRDEYYNPETEAKNQGELIIAKQRNGPTGTIHLVWMGQYTKFASMENKNY, from the coding sequence TTGGTGGATGCAGAAATAAAAGGGTTACCACCATATAGCTTAGAGGCTGAACAATCAGTTATTGGTTCCATGATATTGGACAGGGAAGCGATAACTACAGGTATGGAATCTTTGATGCCTGATGATTTTTATCAACCAGATTTAAAAGTTATATTTGAAGCTATTATTGATTTATTCAATAAGAATAAAGCAGTAGATCTAGTTACCCTAGAAAATAAATTGAAAGACGATGGAGTTCTAGACCAGATAGGTGGAATTAATCATCTATCCAAGTTAGCTATGTCTGTTCCCACATCTGCACATATTAAAAATTATGCTCAGATCGTTAAGGAAAAGTCAGTTCTTAGGAAGTTGATAAAAACAAGCAAAGAAATAATTGCAGAAAGTTATGATGGTAAGAATAAGTTAGAGGATACCCTTAATAGTGCTGAAGAGAAAATCTTCAATATTATGCAGGATAGGCGAACAGAAGAATTTTCCTCTATCAAAGATTTAGTTGTACCAACTCTGAATAAAATAGAAATGATACATAAGAATCAAGGAAAAGTTACTGGTATTCCTACTGGATTTATTGATCTTGATTATAAAACAGCAGGATTACAACCTTCAGACTTAATTCTAATTGCTGCTAGGCCATCAATGGGAAAAACAGCTATTGCTCTTAATATTGCTCAGCATGCAGCTATTAAAGAAAATGCTGCAACAGCTATATTTAGCTTGGAGATGTCAAAGGAACAATTAGTAAATCGTCTTCTATGTTCAGAAGCTATGGTTGATGCACAGAAAGTTAGAACTGGTGATTTAGAAGATGAAGATTGGGCTAAAATCGCTAGTGGTTCAAGTGTACTATCTAGTGCTTCTATTTACATTGATGATACACCTGGTATTACAGTTTCTGAAATGAAAGCTAAATGTAGAAAATTAAAGCTTGAGAAAGGTCTTGATTTAATTTTGATTGACTATTTGCAGCTTATGAGTGGAAATGGAAGGACAGAATCAAGACAGCAGGAAATATCCGAAATATCACGTTCACTTAAGGCTCTAGCTAGAGAGATGGAAGCACCTGTTGTAGCATTGTCACAGTTGAGTCGTGCTTGTGAATCAAGAGCTGATCATAGACCGATGTTATCAGATTTGAGAGAATCAGGAGCTATAGAACAGGATGCGGACGTAGTTATGTTTTTGTATAGGGATGAATATTATAATCCTGAAACAGAGGCTAAAAACCAAGGTGAGCTAATAATTGCTAAACAACGTAATGGTCCTACTGGTACAATTCATTTGGTTTGGATGGGACAGTATACTAAGTTTGCAAGTATGGAAAATAAGAATTACTAA
- the rplI gene encoding 50S ribosomal protein L9 translates to MKVILLEDVKKLGKKGELINTSDGYARNFLFPKKLAVEATKASINDMKLKKQSDMRRQQELLEEAKELGEKIKGTSITIKVKAGDGGKIFGSVSTKEITKAAKEQLGLDIDKKKMQIKEPIKALGTHIIPIKLNAKVKTELKVKVQEL, encoded by the coding sequence ATGAAGGTCATATTATTAGAAGATGTTAAGAAGTTAGGTAAAAAAGGAGAGTTAATTAATACAAGTGATGGGTATGCTAGAAATTTTTTGTTTCCAAAAAAATTAGCTGTTGAGGCAACTAAAGCTTCTATAAACGATATGAAATTAAAAAAACAATCAGATATGAGAAGACAACAGGAGTTACTTGAAGAGGCTAAAGAATTAGGTGAGAAGATAAAGGGTACTTCCATTACCATAAAGGTAAAAGCGGGTGATGGTGGTAAAATATTTGGTTCTGTATCAACAAAAGAAATAACAAAAGCTGCAAAAGAACAATTGGGATTAGACATTGATAAGAAAAAAATGCAGATAAAAGAACCAATAAAAGCTCTTGGAACTCATATTATACCAATTAAATTGAATGCAAAAGTCAAAACAGAACTTAAAGTAAAAGTACAAGAACTTTAA
- a CDS encoding DHH family phosphoesterase, with amino-acid sequence MNKKNQMNKQIENYFRWPIIYLTFLFILTIILFFVNTVAGVISLAFFLVSVVVSIYIGTVAKRHLMSEVINYALTFGTLQKNFLQKFQIPYILLDIDGRIRWFNEEFEGMIGEKKILDKNINALIPQLNSTILPVEDDTVFEKEISLKDRMYRVIIRSLVIDNDNTLDPYDRMSDSGIIYATYFFDITNEKELQTKNDDQKVVVGLLYIDNYEEAFQSIEDVRRPLLVALIDRNINKFAKKIDGIVRKFEKDKYMIIFQKKYLRDLHEDKFAILDVIREINIGNELPVTLSMGLGVNDYSYIQSLDFARVAIDLALGRGGDQAVIKESDKFLFYGGKTRGVETSARVKARIKAYAFRELIEDCDKIIVMGHKVQDLDSLGAAIGIYSCAKLYDKTVHIVLNEITSAVRPLYDRFVEDDNYGEDLFIDNVEAVNYANNNTLLVVVDVNRPSYTECQELFKYVNNVVVFDHHRVGAEHIEDTVLNYIEPYASSTCEMVTEIIRYISDKVKLRPIEAEALFAGITVDTKNFVIKTGVKTFEAAAYLRRNGADVVKVRKLFKNDMESYKARATAVRDSELYRDKMAISICPSDIQNPILVTAQAADELLNISGIKASFVLTNVDGTIYISARSFDDINVQLIMEKLGGGGHLSVAGAQLHDNTINGAIEILKDTIDEYLEEGEK; translated from the coding sequence ATGAATAAGAAGAATCAAATGAATAAACAAATAGAGAACTATTTTAGATGGCCAATAATATATTTAACATTTTTATTTATTCTAACGATTATATTATTTTTTGTCAATACTGTGGCTGGCGTTATTTCATTGGCATTTTTTTTGGTGTCTGTAGTAGTTAGTATTTACATTGGTACAGTAGCCAAACGACATTTAATGAGTGAGGTTATCAATTATGCCCTTACATTTGGTACTCTTCAAAAGAATTTTTTACAGAAATTCCAAATTCCATATATATTATTAGATATTGATGGAAGAATACGTTGGTTTAATGAGGAATTCGAGGGAATGATAGGAGAGAAAAAAATTCTTGATAAGAATATTAATGCTCTTATTCCACAACTTAATTCTACTATATTACCTGTTGAAGATGATACTGTTTTTGAAAAAGAAATATCTTTGAAAGATAGAATGTATAGAGTGATTATTAGAAGTCTTGTTATAGATAATGACAATACGTTAGATCCATATGATAGGATGAGTGATAGCGGTATTATCTATGCAACTTATTTCTTTGATATAACTAATGAAAAAGAATTACAGACTAAGAATGATGATCAAAAAGTAGTTGTTGGATTATTGTATATTGACAATTATGAAGAAGCTTTTCAGAGTATTGAAGATGTTAGAAGACCTTTGCTAGTTGCTTTAATTGATAGAAACATAAATAAGTTTGCAAAAAAAATAGATGGTATAGTCCGTAAATTCGAAAAAGATAAATATATGATTATATTCCAAAAAAAATATTTAAGAGATTTGCATGAAGATAAATTTGCTATACTAGATGTTATTAGAGAAATAAATATAGGAAATGAACTACCCGTTACATTAAGTATGGGACTTGGTGTTAACGATTATTCGTATATACAATCATTGGATTTTGCTAGAGTTGCAATTGATTTAGCTCTTGGTCGAGGTGGAGATCAGGCAGTTATAAAAGAAAGTGACAAATTTTTATTCTATGGAGGTAAGACTCGAGGAGTAGAAACAAGTGCTAGAGTAAAAGCTAGGATAAAAGCTTATGCGTTCAGAGAACTTATAGAAGATTGTGATAAAATTATTGTTATGGGTCATAAAGTCCAAGATTTAGATTCACTTGGAGCTGCAATAGGAATATATAGTTGTGCTAAGCTATATGATAAAACTGTTCATATAGTTCTTAATGAAATTACTTCGGCGGTAAGGCCTTTGTATGATCGTTTTGTTGAAGATGATAATTATGGTGAAGACCTTTTTATAGATAATGTAGAAGCTGTTAATTATGCTAATAATAATACATTGCTTGTAGTTGTGGATGTAAATAGACCAAGTTATACAGAGTGTCAAGAGTTATTTAAGTACGTTAATAATGTTGTAGTTTTCGACCACCATAGGGTTGGGGCAGAGCATATAGAAGATACTGTATTAAATTATATAGAACCTTATGCTTCTTCAACATGTGAGATGGTAACAGAAATAATTAGATATATTTCTGATAAAGTTAAATTAAGACCTATAGAAGCTGAAGCTTTGTTTGCAGGGATTACAGTAGATACTAAGAATTTTGTTATTAAAACAGGAGTCAAGACTTTTGAAGCAGCTGCTTATTTAAGGCGAAATGGAGCAGATGTTGTGAAAGTCAGAAAATTATTCAAGAATGATATGGAATCATATAAAGCTAGAGCAACAGCTGTTAGAGATTCTGAGTTATATAGAGATAAGATGGCGATATCAATATGTCCATCAGACATCCAAAATCCGATTCTTGTAACGGCTCAGGCTGCTGATGAATTACTTAATATATCTGGTATTAAGGCATCATTTGTTTTAACTAATGTTGATGGTACAATATATATAAGTGCTAGATCATTCGATGACATCAATGTGCAATTGATTATGGAAAAATTAGGAGGCGGAGGACATCTGAGTGTTGCAGGTGCTCAGCTTCATGATAATACCATAAATGGTGCTATAGAAATCTTAAAAGATACAATTGATGAATACTTAGAGGAAGGTGAAAAATAA